One stretch of Phycisphaerales bacterium DNA includes these proteins:
- a CDS encoding HAD hydrolase family protein: MSTPSDIKVLCLDIDGVLTDGRLWLDQEGTELRTFHIRDGQGIRLWLNLGLDAIAISGRPLKSAEQRLTHLGMKHVQGGVDDKPAVLLEMLREIGAEPHEVAMLGDDLPDIPLARMVGYPMAVADACTELRELAQYTTATPGGFGAAREAIEHLLKSMRRWDEALATAGCADMEVPKAQ; encoded by the coding sequence ATGTCCACTCCAAGCGATATCAAAGTTCTTTGTCTCGACATTGATGGCGTGCTTACCGATGGTCGACTCTGGCTCGATCAGGAAGGCACTGAACTCCGCACCTTCCATATTCGAGACGGCCAAGGCATCCGTCTTTGGCTCAATCTTGGCCTGGATGCGATTGCGATTTCAGGCAGGCCACTAAAAAGCGCTGAACAACGCCTCACCCATTTAGGGATGAAGCACGTCCAGGGCGGTGTCGACGATAAACCGGCCGTCCTCCTGGAAATGCTCCGTGAGATCGGTGCAGAACCACATGAAGTGGCGATGCTGGGCGATGATCTTCCTGATATACCACTTGCTCGAATGGTTGGATATCCTATGGCCGTCGCCGATGCCTGTACTGAGCTTCGCGAATTGGCTCAGTACACCACGGCAACACCCGGCGGATTTGGCGCTGCCCGCGAAGCGATCGAGCATCTGCTTAAGTCGATGAGACGCTGGGATGAAGCCTTGGCCACCGCAGGCTGCGCAGACATGGAGGTCCCAAAAGCGCAATGA